A window of the Hordeum vulgare subsp. vulgare chromosome 5H, MorexV3_pseudomolecules_assembly, whole genome shotgun sequence genome harbors these coding sequences:
- the LOC123395590 gene encoding CST complex subunit CTC1, translated as MEPPPEASTPRRLAVADLLRLRRPTTGASSLLSPSPSHFPAATTSQPRKKPKLSATNPAPTTAPFAPIPHPVLLAGTLSLPSADACRNHCLSLSDPSSASSVCCYLLEFDPAAIGREILVLAWNYLPPVRQHEVGVLEAVRWCLADAPGPVPVPGPSFLTAIPLNSVDAEPALATRGRIFGVVRSVSVVFSVPHATQKGDLVGFIAEMMCCGCRQCKVSQPESHRGHKFEMEKFVYFVDLASRWRPVLARLIGRPVSVTGLKKKMVSVGKKGSYTMLVSSTETMVSWCPSYVGVPPLDELPGKCSGVYTGVVSGIYMQGMLVELDETAWLLIDDKRLVPSHSLRVGAVISVKKFRVVRLNFAWTTVVLLGTCSKTSITVNAFSVVDSKCHTRAENNGLLDKSINFLELPGKFWMLLLTSCFKQKFKLDSKKEIWGSKNKQGLVHTYAAKVPSSKGFEPQHDFLMKFCNHDCGGSSTGSILEACKLAIPFANFICKVESLWISMMLRFWNDAEELGKNLGSNKFLCGGVSHPVTSRRIISTGDLGLVLVGCMKISSLPLRLQLVDDTGCIDVIIPDLPPNVCMNGIYEINDCKLALEGPVAYLDHYGVADPLSCKAVFQQLSYRKRVHHLKIYLIVHWSELNHIGPPSQIPLQTNNSARLFHLLKVSHIFPAVNNFQHRNMPGPGLYAEGVIVPYNLKFADQDAESFKMASTRSRSDSKVTMEKPCHIPCSLSFGTTSLSGNLVSSYPCGSDGTVLIDTVGEEQGCTSRILLEFKEGCSFKYQFLRIGGYYLLECPTDSLRFAVKGCGCFQGGKISLDSQDKIWSLAITFNGNINVKQGTVDQSTGVSSLGMDEPLSKNTFHNEIKLLQSWNDFCQYSDFHLNFYCEAVSEKRKVYDIMCYVLNGLGSYSIEVISVSSCIEIMMHKKSFGSSNLQSQKLVQGDLISLHGKVENIHPHDCKERRLVPGNDKQSICIHVADDNQTVRLSGYLSKHCYPIGIGPGAAVTFHRVLLTHGEVLLTPVTYIEVTSIGHIEVNRERATSQLMSDGLKDGSLSTASLCLLSHQKHFKDSTPMQFHCRVSTVHFLVLDSCLNDSQISKSVNRGKISKVKVPLAGFIVDNGTSLCCCWADDARAELLLRLQEIAILDASVNLKCSKARNNAKIQHTLGSCLEKMLKKHKKVIVKNYGIPPDISCRNLELLSDVGNVLSSLEEELLKFIVLNACRNGTLNVIASALDASAINGSNVELPDVYPAHDMQNFWVSEIVQVDPLEEARRLYASLDK; from the exons ATGGAGCCGCCGCCGGAGGCATCCACCCCTCGCCGGCTCGCCGTCGCCGacctcctccgcctccgccgccccACCACTGGTGCATCCTCCCTtctttccccctctccctctcatttccccgccgccaccacctcgcaGCCCCGCAAAAAGCCTAAGCTCTCCGCCACGAATCCTGCCCCTACCACCGCCCCCTTCGCGCCAATCCCCcaccccgtcctcctcgccggcaccctCTCCCTCCCTTCCGCCGACGCCTGCCGCAACCACTGCCTGTCCCTCTCGGACCCTTCCTCCGCCTCCTCTGTCTGCTGCTACCTCCTCGAATTCGACCCCGCCGCCATCGGTCGCGAGATCCTCGTCCTCGCCTGGAACTACCTTCCCCCCGTCCGCCAGCACGAAGTCGGCGTGCTCGAGGCAGTCCGATGGTGCCTGGCAGATGCTCCTGGTCCGGTCCCCGTCCCCGGCCCTAGCTTCCTGACAGCGATCCCGCTTAATTCCGTGGACGCGGAGCCTGCTTTAGCCACCCGCGGCCGCATTTTTGGGGTTGTGAGGTCGGTGAGCGTGGTGTTCAGTGTGCCGCATGCCACACAGAAGGGTGACTTGGTCGGCTTCATAGCAGAGATGATGTGCTGTGGGTGCCGCCAGTGCAAGGTATCACAGCCAGAATCTCACCGCGGTCACAAGTTTGAGATGGAGAAGTTCGTATACTTTGTGGATTTGGCAAGCAGGTGGCGGCCCGTACTGGCACGACTGATTGGCAGGCCGGTTTCTGTCACGGGGCTGAAGAAAAAAATGGTCTCCGTTGGGAAGAAGGGCTCGTACACCATGTTGGTGTCATCAACTGAAACAATGGTGTCATGGTGCCCATCCTATGTGGGCGTTCCACCATTGGATGAGTTGCCAGGGAAGTGCAGTGGAGTGTACACTGGGGTTGTCTCTGGAATCTACATGCAGGGTATGTTGGTTGAGCTGGATGAGACCGCGTGGCTGCTAATTGATGATAAGCGGCTTGTGCCGTCACATTCTCTTCGAGTTGGCGCTGTT ATCTCTGTGAAGAAATTTCGAGTGGTTCGTCTAAATTTTGCTTGGACGACAGTTGTTCTACTTGGAACATGCAGTAAAACTAGCATTACTGTAAATGCTTTCTCCGTGGTGGACTCGAA ATGTCATACAAGGGCAGAGAATAATGGTCTTTTGGACAAGTCTATTAACTTTTTGGAGCTgcctggtaaattttg GATGTTACTTCTGACATCGTGCTTTAAACAGAAATTCAAGTTAGATTCCAAGAAAGAGATCTGGGGCTCGAAAAAT AAGCAAGGATTGGTTCATACCTATGCTGCTAAAGTTCCCTCTTCAAAGGGTTTCGAACCTCAG CATGATTTCCTTATGAAATTCTGCAATCATGATTGTGGCGGTTCAAGCACAGGATCAATATTGGAAGCTTGTAAATTG GCAATACCCTTCGCCAATTTTATCTGCAAGGTGGAATCATTGTGGATATCAATGATGCTCAGATTTTGGAATGACGCGGAAGAACTGGGCAAGAACCTGGGATCTAACAAGTTTCTATGTGGTGGGGTTTCCCATCCTGTTACTAGCAGAAGGATAATTTCAACTGGTGATCTGGGCCTTGTATTAGTGGGATGCATGAAG ATATCCTCACTGCCATTGAGGCTGCAGTTGGTTGATGACACAGGATGTATAGATGTTATTATACCTGATCTTCCGCCAAATGTTTGCATGAATGGCATCTATGAG ATAAATGATTGCAAACTAGCTCTTGAAGGCCCAGTGGCATACCTAGATCATTATGGTGTTGCTGATCCACTATCCTGTAAGGCTGTGTTTCAGCAGCTCTCATACCGAAAAAGAGTGCATCATCTCAAGATCTATCTTATAGTGCACTGGAGTGAATTAAACCACATTGGCCCTCCCTCGCAAATTCCTTTGCAAACTAATAACTCCGCCAGGCTGTTCCACCTTCTGAAAGTGTCACATATTTTTCCCGCAGTCAATAAT TTTCAGCATAGGAACATGCCAGGTCCTGGCCTGTATGCTGAGGGCGTGATAGTGCCATACAATTTAAAGTTTGCTGATCAAGATGCCGAGAGCTTTAAAATGGCAAGCACTCGTTCACGTTCTGATTCAAAAGTGACTATGGAGAAACCATGTCACATTCCATGCTCCCTAAGCTTCGGAACTACCAGTCTTTCTGGCAATCTTGTGTCTAGCTATCCCTGTGGGTCAGATGGTACTGTTCTAATTGATACCGTTGGTGAAGAACAAGGTTGCACATCAAGGATCTTATTGGAGTTCAAGGAGGGATGTTCATTTAAGTATCAG TTTCTGCGGATTGGTGGCTACTATCTTCTTGAATGCCCCACTGATAGTTTGAGGTTTGCCGTGAAAGGCTGTGGATGTTTTCAAGGTGGTAAAATTTCGCTGGATTCTCAAGATAAAATTTGGAGCCTTGCTATTACCTTTAATGGCAATATAAATGTCAAGCAGGGTACCGTAGATCAGTCTACCGGAGTTTCTTCATTGGGGATGGATGAGCCATTATCCAAAAATACCTTCCACAATGAGATAAAATTACTACAGTCGTGGAATGACTTTTGTCAATATTCGGATTTTCATTTGAATTTTTATTGTGAAGCAGTTAGCGAAAAGAGGAAAGTATATGACATCATGTGCTATGTATTGAATGGATTGGGCTCTTACTCAATTGAAGTTATTAGTGTCTCTTCATGCATTGAGATTATGATGCATAAAAAGTCTTTTGGTTCTTCTAACTTGCAAAGTCAAAAACTTGTTCAAGGAGATTTAATATCATTACATGGGAAAGTAGAAAATATCCATCCACATGACTGTAAGGAGCGAAGACTTGTGCCTGGTAACGACAAGCAAAGTATATGTATCCATGTTGCTGATGATAATCAAACT GTGCGTCTCTCTGGATACTTAAGCAAACATTGTTATCCCATTGGCATAGGACCAGGGGCAGCAGTGACATTCCACCGCGTCCTCTTGACACA CGGTGAAGTACTTTTAACCCCAGTAACATACATTGAAGTTACATCCATTGGTCATATTGAAGTGAACAGAGAACGTGCCACTTCCCAACTCATGTCTGATGGCTTAAAGGATGGTTCACTGAGCACAGCTTCACTTTGTCTGCTCTCACATCAGAAGCATTTTAAAGACTCTACGCCCATGCAATTCCACTGCAGG GTATCTACCGTCCATTTCTTGGTGTTGGACAGTTGTTTAAATGATTCTCAAATTTCGAAATCAGTTAACCGGGGTAAAATATCAAAAGTAAAAGTTCCACTAGCTGGGTTTATTGTCG ATAATGGAACATCTTTGTGCTGTTGCTGGGCCGATGATGCAAGGGCTGAACTTTTGCTTAGACTGCAGGAAATTGCCATTCTAGATGCTTCTGTTAATTTGAAGTGTTCAAAAGCTAGAAACAATGCAAAAATACAACATACTCTCGGTTCTTGCCTAGAAAAGATGTTGAAGAAGCACAAAAAAGTCATTGTGAAAAACTATGGAATTCCTCCCGACATCTCTTGTCGGAACCTAGAATTATTATCTGATGTTGGTAATGTCTTAAGTAGCCTGGAAGAGGAACTTTTGAAATTTATCGTCCTCAATGCCTGTCGGAACGGAACTCTG AATGTTATCGCATCAGCCCTCGATGCAAGTGCAATAAATGGATCAAATGTGGAACTTCCTGATGTATATCCAGCGCATGACATGCAGAATTTCTGGGTTAGTGAAATAGTTCAAGTGGATCCTTTGGAAGAGGCCCGGAGACTGTATGCCAGTTTAGACAAGTGA